The Nostoc cf. commune SO-36 genomic sequence ATCATTAGTACCACTAGCATTTAAGCTAGTACGGGTGAACTATATGTAGCATGGAATGTCTGACTTAATTCTGTTTTGGCATCGGCGCGATTTACGCATTTCTGACAATACGGGACTGGCTGCGGCAAAACGGCAGAGTCCGAAAGTGGTGGGCGTGTTTTGCCTCGATCCGAATATTTTGGAACGGGATGATGTTGCTCCTGTGAAAATAACTTATATGATTGGCTGTTTGCAAAAACTCCAAGAGCGATATGCTCAAGTTGGTAGCCAGTTGTTAATACTCCACGCCAATCCTGTACAAGCGATACCAGCTTTAGCAGAAGCAATAAATGCCAAAGCTGTTTTTTGGAATTGGGATGTAGAACCTTATTCGCAAGAACGCGATCGCACCATTATAAATGCCCTCAAAGAAAAAGGCATTAAATTTCTTACCAAAACTGGGATCAAATTCTCAACTCCCCAGATGAGATCCGCACTGGTGGCAATCAACCTTATACGGTTTATACCCCCTTCTGGAAAAATTGGATTACCAAACCGAAAGCTCAACCAGTAGAAACCCTGGAAAATGTTGAGGGGTTAACAGAAGCAGAACAGGAAATTGCCAAACTTGCAGGAGCGATAACGCTACCTTCAGCAAAAGATTTAGGATTTGTTTGGGATGGAGAATTGATCATTTCACCGGGAGAAGCGGCGGCGCAAGAACGGTTAGAAGAATTTACTAATAAAGCTATTACTGAATATCAAGAACAGCGAAATTTTCCCGCAGTGGACGGAACATCGCAGTTGAGTGCGGCTTTGAAATTTGGTGTAATTGGCATTCGCACCGTTTGGCAAGCCACGCTAGAAGCATTAGAAAACAGCCGCAGTGAAGAAACAGCAGTTAATATTCGCACATGGCAACAAGAATTAGCTTGGCGGGAGTTTTATCAACATGCAATGTATAATTTTCCCGAATTAGCTGATGGTGCTTTCCGCGACACTTTCAAAAACTTTCCTTGGGAAACTAACGAAGAACACTTCCAAGCTTGGTGTGAGGGGAGAACAGGCTACCCCATTGTGGATGCAGCAATGCGTCAGATGAATGAAAGCGGCTGGATGCATAACCGTTGTCGAATGATTGTTGCTAGTTTTCTTACCAAAGATTTGCTAATTAATCCCCAATTGGGAGAAAAATACTTCATGCAACACCTGATTGATGGTGATTTATCTGCCAATAATGGCGGTTGGCAATGGAGTGCTTCTAGCGGCATGGATCCTAAACCCGTGCGGATTTTTAACCCAGCTAGTCAAACACAAAAATTTGATCCAGAAGGGGAATATATTCGGCAATGGGTATCAGAATTGCGGTCTGTAGATACAGAATATTTAGTTACTGGGAAAATTCCATCTTTAGAACGTCATGCTGTTGGCTATCCTGAACCTATTGTGGATCATAAAATACAACAACAGCAATTTAAACTGCGTTATCAACAGCAAAAACTTCTTAGTAGTGGTGAGTAAAATTGTGAATTTTTTAATGTTTGTTTAGAATTGATATTATATCATAGGCGTTGCTGAATTCAGGTATAAAAATGATTTTGCGTGATTTCAAAACCCTTGTAGAGAAGTTGCATTGCAACGTCTCTACACCAAGATTCATACATCTAATCAGCAACGCCGTATCATAAGAATAATCTTGCTATAGGGCGATCGCATCTAAATAAGTAGTCAGACAGAATTAATTACACAATGTCATTGCGATCGCTCACAATGACTGTAAATATTTTAGGCTTTGATTCTTGCTCTCTAAGGCTAGTAGTGAAGGGGTTGGGGGTTAGGTTTGAGAGAAAGAAAGTTGCACACGGCGTTAATGTGATTAAAAAGATTGACTTAAAACTTATTATCATTTTCATAACTGATGCAGCAAAAAGACATCTAACAATCTACAATAAGTAAGTATAAAAAAATTTTGCAGAGCATAGCGATTTGAAGAAAATACTTAGCAGTACACAACTGGAATGAAACAGATAAGGAACACAAGACAAGTTTATGACCTCAACCACAACTTACACTTACGATATCGATGGCAAAGTGATATCTGAGAGGACAGACAACAACGGTGATAGGATAATAGACTCAGTTATTACCTACCGCTATGATCAGACATCCATAAATTATGACAACAACGGCGACGGCATACCTGATTATGTCTCGACCTATACTTATGATGCCAAGGGCAACAAGACATCTGAAACCCATTACAACTACAGCAACGGCAAAATTGATTATGTCTACAGCTATAGTTATGATGCCAAGGGCAACCTGACATCCGAGAGTCGTGACGTCAAAGACGACGACGCCGGCTTACCGAGTTATGTCTACAGCTATAGTTATGATGCCAAGGGCAACCTGACATTCGAGAGCCGTGACGACAACGGCGACGGCAAAGTTGATTATGTCTCCACCTATACTTATGATGCCAAGGGCAACAAGACATCAGTGAGCTCTGACAGCAACGGTGACGGCAAAGTTGATTCTGTCTATAGCTATACTTATGATGCCAAGGGCAACCTGACATCCGATAGCCCTGACAGCAACGGCGACGGCAAAGTTGATTATGTCTATAGCTATACTTATGATGCCAAGGGCAACCTGACATCAGTGAGCTATGACGAAAAGGCCGACGGTAAAGTTGATTCTGTCAAAACCTCTACTTATGATGCTAAGGGCAACCTGACATCCGATAGCCGTGACTACAACGGCGACGGCATACCGGATTATGTCTACAGCTATACTTATGATGCCAAGGGCAACAGGACATCTGAAACCCGTTACAACAACAGCGACGGCAGACTGGATTATGTCTCCACCTTTACTTATGATGTCAAGGGCAACCGGACATCCGATAGCCGTGACGAGAACGGAGACGGCATACTGGATTATGTCGAAACCTATACTTATGATGACAATGGCAACAGGACATCCATAAGTTATGACGACAAGGCCGACGGCAAAGTTGATAGAGTCGAAACCTCTACTTATGATGCCAAGGGCAACCAGACATCCCGGAGCCGTGACGACAACGGAGACGGCAAAGTTGATTATGTCGAAACCTATACTTATGATGCCAATGGCAAGTTTGCATCCTTGAGGGCAGACTCCCAAGGAGACGGCAAAGTTGATTATGTCGAAATCTCTACTTATGATGCCAAGGACAACCTGACACACTTTAGCCGTGACTACCAAGCAGACGGCATACTGGATTATGTCTACACCTCTACTTTTGATGCCAAGGGCAACAGGACATCCTTGAGGATAGACTACAACGGCGACGGCAAACTTGATGAAGTCCAAACCTCTACTTCTGAACGCGCATCCGCCAGCTATGACTTCAACAATGATGGTGTAATTGATGCAGTTGGCATCTACAGCTACGATTTTAACGGCAAGCTGACATCACAAAAAATTGACAATAATGATGATGGCATCTTTGATGAAGTCACCGCTTATAGTTACGACGCTAACGGCAAACAGACTGCACAGGTAGCTGACAAAAATAATGATGGCATCCCTGATGAGATTACCACTTTCAACTACGATCGCAATGGCAAACTAATTTCCGCAGATATTGACAACAACAGTGATGGCATTACTGATGCAGTTGCCACTTATCTGTATGATACCAATGGTCAATTAACTAGCAAAACCACCAAAGACGGAAATGTGCCAAACATTACCTTAAACGGAGGTAACGGTGCAGATGAACTCAGTGGTAAAGCTGGTAACGATCAAATTTCCGGCAACAACGGCAACGATAAACTTCTTGGATTAGCCGGAAATGACAAACTAGTTGGTGGTAATGGTAATGACATCCTCAATGGTGGCGCTGGGCGTGATATTCTCACAGGCGGTTCTGGCGCTGATAAATTTGTGTTTAACAGTCTGAGTGATTCGCTGCTATCTAGCTTTGATAAAATAACTGACTTGAATATTTCTCAAGATAAAATTGATGGACTGTATGCAGTTAGCGCTGCTAATTTAGTTCAACTTGGCACTGTTGCGAGTCTAAATCTTTTCGATGTACAACAGATATTGACTGCAACTGCTTTTGTCGCTAAAGGTGCGGCAACTTTTACCCTTGGTACAGGTAATAAGGGGCAGACTTTTCTGGCACTCAACGATAATACTAATGGATTCTCTGCCCTTACGGATGCTGTGATTGAGATTAGTGGCTATAAAGGCAGCTTGAATAATTTAGCAGTTGTCTAACTTCATGCTGACCAAAACTAGAGCGTTGGTTCGTACCTTTGTCCAAATTTGAATTTATATTAACGGACATCATAAGCTGTTGTGCATTTAAATTGCATAATTAGGGCGGGCACTGTAGGAATCATAACTAATTATCCGAACTTGATATTAGATCTTTTTCAGCTTATTACGTCTTGATAGGTAAACGAGAAATTGTCCATAAAATGAGCAGGAAGATTAAGTAAATTACGCCAACTAGCCCAAACTCAATCAGAGGAATATAGGTTACTTCGTAAATTCTCCCCAAGCCGCGTTCTGTCAGTCCATAAACGGCCAGTACACTCACCAAAAAGGCTCCGTAGATAGTACGTTTAGTCAAAATACCCACAGGTAAACCGTGGAGTTGAGTAAGCACTAGAATGCCAAGAAAACCAAAGAGAAATGTTGGCCACTTGCTTTGTCCTAACATCAAAGATACAACTACACTATGTAAAACCACTGTAATTTCCAAAGTGAATGTCCACCAATGGTTTACATGGCTGCGGTTAAATATTAACGACGATTGGAGCAGAAGCAAGAACATATAGAGAAAACCAATTAAGTGCCCCGGAGTCGCTTCCATTGGATGATACCAAAAGGTGTAGATAGCAGCGAAGGAGAAAAAGTAGCCGTGGTACAGCTTGATAATTTGCAAAAACTGTTGATGGAATGGAACAGAATTGCCAAAAAACAAGCCGCGTCGAGGTGTTTCTAAAATCAGTACGAATACCAGTAAAAGGACAACCGCACCTTGAGAAGCCCAAATTGAAGTATCTTGAGCTAGAGCATCGTACCAAATATAGGTCTGGAGAAAGTGTAAAGCGATGAATGTAGCATTAATGGCAAGCATGAGGTAATTAATTGGGTGCAACGCTGATTTATATTTCAACTGCGATGCCTGCGGCGGGCGTAGCCATCGCTGCGCCCACAAAATACACCCCCAGATACTAAACTGATGCCCAAGGTACATACCCCAAGCCGTCGCTCGACTCCAAAAGGTCGGGTTGGGAAGCTTCCAGTAGTACCAATTTAATCCTTGATCAGGAAGTTTAATTATGCTTGCAGGAATGCTGCCACCAATCCAAATTGCGTAGGTGAGGAGGATGCTTATAAATATGCCTAAAAATAATACTCGGCGACCTGTCATAATTCGTAATTCCTAATTAAAAGACAATACTATTCAGAAGTTGTTTAAAAAGTGTTTCGCTGTGACTTTAGGCACTTTTAGATACCCCCTAGTTTTTTAAGGGGGCAGGGTGGTTTCATACGAAAAAAGAAAAATACATAAGTATTGATTTCTCGTTTTGTGGCATGGCTTTTTCCCTCACTTCCATTCCTCTCCCCCACGGGGGGAGAGGCTTTGAAACCCAGTTTTAGTTTTTTTCTCTGGTTGTATGAAACCACCCTGCCCTAGCTTTTTAAGGGGGGAACCAGAATCAAAGTCCCCCTTTTTTAAGGGGAGCCACTGCGTTGGGCGGCTCTGCCGACTTGTTCGCGCAGCGTCTCCGACAGGAGAAGCACGTGGCGTGGATTTAGGGGGATCTAAAATTTTTGATACCGTCAAGAGGACTTTTCAAACATTCTCTAAGTCCTAGATTTCAGGCAACACGTTCTGTCTTTGCTTCAGATGCAGTTTTAGTCACTCGCAAACTAAGAGTCAAAGCTATCAGCATTACTAAAAATCCACTCAGAAAAGGAGCAGAACTGCCAAATTTCATAAAACTAGCCCCTGCCCACGTTGGCCCACCGATGCGTGCCAACGCAGAGCAAGAACTGGCAATTCCTAATATTTGCCCTTGCTCTTCTGGGGCTGTCATCTGGGAAATCAGGCTGTTCAATATGGGTTGGCTGACACTAATTCCAAACGCCACAAGTGTAGTTGCGACCAACAATAAAATTAAGCTTTGTGAGAATCCAATTAGTAGTAATCCCAAACCTAACCCTAATATCCCCAAAGTCAGTAACTTGATTTCACCCAATTCTTTCTTGAGGAATCCGATCAGTCCTCCTTGAATGATTGTGCTGACAATCCCCATGAAGGCAAAAAGATAACTAGTTTGTTGAGGGCCCCAGTTTAATTGCTGCTTAGACCATAAAGCCAATGTAGAGTCCATAGCCGCAACAGCAAAGGTTACTAAAAAGTAGATGCCAACAAGCACACAAAACTGTGGACGCTGTGATAGTTGTAGCAAGTTCAGCCGTCGCTGACGGTGGCGATGAACTTGTATTTTGGCTTTAGTCTCAGAATTTAGAGATTCTGGAAGTAGCACCAAAGCACAAAGCAATGCCAATAAAGATAATCCGGCGGCGAACAACGACGGTAGATGAAAGTTAGCGTTGTCTGGATCTGACCCGATCAGAAGACCGCCAATTGCTGGGCCAAGAATGAAACCAAGACCAAAGGCTGCTCCTATCATGCCCATACCACGGGCTCGATTAATTGGCGTGGTAATATCTGCTATGTACGCCTGAGCAGTAGAAATATTCCCTGCCATAATACCCGCAAGACTACGAGCAATAAATAAAATCCATAATGAGTTGGCAAAGCCTAAGCCTGCGTATGCAATTACAGAACCGAATAAAGTGAGTAACAAAATTGGACGGCGACCGTAGCGATCGCTAAAGCTGCCCCATAATGGTGCAAATAAGAACTGCATTAAAGAATAAACAGCTACAAGTAGAGTCGCTTCATTAGGTTTTGCACCGAATTGTTCAGCATATAAAGGCAATATCGGCAAGATAATTCCGAAGCCGAGCAAGTCTATAAATACAGTCAAAAATAAGACGAATATAGCCCTGCTATTATTTTTACTCTCCATAAATACAATTTCCATTAATAAAAAATATGTGTACCTTCGATTGATTTTTATGGGCTTCGGGAAATGGTTAATCATCAAAACCCATTGAATGCAACCACTAATTAGTACGAGCAAAGCGTTTGAATTTCAATGTGGTTGAGCATAATAGCATGGAACAAACCCATGATAAAAATTAAGCCAGTAATACTACTAATTAAAGAAACCATCATTTCGTGCTTTCGTATAGCTTTTTGTATTTTAGTGTCTATGATTACTTCAAATTCTTTGTATAACATTGACTTCAATTTGACTAAGGACTAGGATTATGTGGAATTTACGTACTTGCATAAGTTTGAGTATGTCCGAAAACCCCAGGGCAAACGCACATAATTTTTTAAACCTTTGCTATTAAAGATTTCTTCTACTTTATATACATTTGCCCTGCCGAAACCTCTAACTTATTAAATGAAAAATCTTTCGGCGCAGGGAAAGTGTCAAGTGCGTTGGCGTAATTTTAAAACAGCACCGGAAATACCAAAAGCTAATATCGCCAAGGTATAACTTGGTTCTGGAACTGCAAAAATGCTTACCTGATTAATGGCCAAGCCGAATTGCTCATTAGAACTACTAAAAACGAGTCGCGAGATGTTGGCAGTGTCACTACGAATCCCCAAAAATGCTGCTGAATTATCTAATGCTAAAGACGAAATATTTGGAATTGAGAAACTACCTAATAAGTTATCGGCATTATCAAAAGCGCTGATAAAAGTTTCAATTTTTAACTGACTAGTGTCTACAGCTATCTGAGTACCAGCGCCAAAAACAGGTTGGGCAAAATTAATGGTCAAAGGACTGCCGTTCCCCTTAGTACCAGGATCAGGAGTACCAGGGGGGAGAGGGATAAAACCTGTTGGGTCTATACCTCCAAAGAGAATAAAATCTCCAAGTGCAAAGTTAGTCCGAATGCCAGGAGAAGGTAATGTTTGAAAGACAAAGGGCGGAGTAACGCGAGGGTTATTACTTGGAGCTATATTTACATCTAAACTTAAACCATCTTGGGATGTGATGGAAAAAGAGTTAGGTAAAAAAACAGAAAAGTCAGGAGCCAGTGGATTAAATACTTTACCTAAACTTCCCCAATTAACTTCATCATTCCCTCCCAAAGCAGCGCGTTCAGTTACTAAAAACGTAGCCGCTTTTACTGGTAATGGAAGAACCGTGATTATAGCTGTAATTGCTGGTAGATATTTTACAGATGACTTAAACAATTTATTGATTTCAAATGCCACAAGAATTCCTCCTTAAATTATTGAAATAATATTCAGTATTTATCATTCAGTATTGTTTAATGCAATACTTCTACATATAGCTATTAATATGTATTGGAATACTTAGAATATTTTTATTTAGTATTTATGTTGTAAAAACTTGTCTATTACTAGCTAGCGATAATCGATTTAATTCAAAATGCTACTGGTTTTAAACCGCTTTTACAACACAAAATTAGCCGGAATTGCTGACACAATTGCTTGTGTTTGTACCAAACCAGATTTGTTATTTTTAAACTACGAGCTACTGCTTCCACAACAAACTGTATGTAAAAAGCTTTAATTTGTAATGGAGTTGTAACTCGTAGTTATTTTAGACTAACTGAATACTTACATTAGATGATAAGTTTTCAAGGAAGGCGAATTGATTTCCTAAGAAAGACAAGTTACCACTAGAAGTGTCGTAGAAAAAGTCGCCACTGTTAGTAGTACCAAACCCTACTTTAGAAACTTGGATTATGTCACTTTGACCAAAGTTGTAATCTTTGATGGTGTCAATACCTTCGCTAAAACTGTTGAAAATAAACTTATCTGCACCTAGTCCACCGATAAGAGTATCCTTACCTAGTCCACCGATGATGGAGTCATTACCGAAACCACCAGAGATAGTGTCATCACCATCTCTACCTTCTAATCGGTTATCTTGACTATCGCCAGTAATATTGTCACTTGCATTTGTACCAATGAGATTATCGAAGTTAAGTACATTAAATGTTATTGTCTCCAGAACAGGAACGTTAAAGGCAGAAATAGTTTGTTCCTGTAAGTTAGCGATGACAGACACACCAGCAACAGATTGGGATGAATCTATAGTGTTATTAGCAACACTAGCATCAGCAATAACTGTTTCTACTTTAAAGACTGTATCTGTGCCGAAGCCGCCAGATTTGGTGATTTTACCTACGCCTGACAGTGTAATGCTTTTGCCTAGCTTACCGTAGTCTGCGATATCAAAACCATCTCCACCATCAATGCTGTCGTTGCCTCGACTGCCCTTGAAGGTGTCATCGCCTGCACCACCAAACAAATTGTCATTGCCTTGTCCACCGTCTATCAGGTCATTGCCACCTCTACCATCGATTAGGTCATCACCAGCAAGACCAGTTAATTGATTATCTCGTCCGTCACCGTTAATACTGTCATTGTTAATTGTGCCGATAACATTGGCAAAGTTGACTACATTAAATGTCAACATTCCCAAATCAGGAACATTCAGGGCAGAGATAGTTTGGGCTTCTAAATCAGCAACGGCAACGACCCCAAGCAAAGATTGAGAAGCATCTATAGTATTGTTGGCGACACTGCTATCAGCAATTACCTTTTCTACTTTAAATACTGTGTCTGTTCCGAAACCACCAGCTTTAGTAATTGATCCTACACCTGATAGAGTTATTTTTCGACCTAAGCTGCTGTAGTCTGCGACATCAAAGCCATCTCCACCATCAATGCTGTCGTTACCTCGACTTCCCCTAAATGTGTCATCGCCACCATTACCTATTAATTTATTACTTTGATTATCACCAATAATAGTGTCATCTTCATTGGTGCCGATGACATTATCAAAGTTGACTACAGTAAATGGCAATGTTCCCAAAACAGGAACGTTATTGGCTGTCAAAGTTTGGCTTTGTAGGTTAATGGTGATCGATACACCAGCTAAAGATTCGGAAGCATCTATAGTGTTGTTAGCAACACTAGCATCGGCAATAACTTTTTCTACTTTTAAGAGTTGGTCTTGCCCCAATCCACCAGCTTTTGTAACTGTCCCTACTTCAGAGAGAACGATCGTTTTGCCTAGTTTGCTATAGTCTGCGGTATCTGTGCCAACTCCACCATCAATGTTGTCGTTACCTTGACCACCCTTAAAGGTGTCATTACCTGCACCACCGAACAATGCGTCACTACCAGCGCCACCATCAATCAGGTCATTGCCATCTCGACCATCAATTAGGTCATCCCCATCCAGACCAGTTAATTGATTATTTTGGCCGTCACCTTTAACGGTGTCATCTTCATTGGTGCCGATGACATTATCAAAGTTGACTACGTTAAATGTTAATGTTCCCAAAACAGGAACATTGATGGCAGAGATGGTTTGGGCTTGCAAGTCAGCGATCGCTGCTACTCCAGACAAAGATTGAGACGCATCTATCGTATTGTTAGAAACTTTTGCATCAGCAATTACCGTTTCTACTTTCAATAGTTGGTCTTGCCCCAATCCATCGGCTTTGATAACTGTTCCTACGCCTAAGAGGGTAATGGTTTTACCTAGTTTGCTATAGTCTGCTGTATCCGTGCCATCTCCACCATCAATGCTGTCGTTGCCCTGGCCACCCTTAAAGGTGTCATCACCTGCACCACCGAACAATGCGTCACTACCAGCACCACCATCAATCAGGTCATTGCCACCTCGACCATCAATTAGGTCATCCCCATCCAGACCAGATAATTGATTATTTTGTCCATCGCCCTTAATGCTGTCGTTGTTAATTGTGCCGATGACGTTATCGAAGTTGATTACATTAAATGTCAATGTCCCCAAATCAGGAACATTGAGGGCAGAAATAGTTTCGGCTTCTAGATCAGCAACTGTAAGCACTCCAGACAAAGATTGGGATGTATCTATAGTGTTGTTGGTAACAGTAGCATCAGCAATAACTGTTTCTACTTTAAAGACTGTATCTGTGCCTAATTTACCTTTATCAATTATCCCTACACCTGATAGGGTAATGGTTTGACTTAGTTTGCTGTAGTCTGCTGTATCCGTGCCAACTCCACCATCAATGCTGTCGTTGCCCTGACTACCTTTGAAGGTATCATTGCCGCCATCGCCAGCTAACGTATCGTTGCCATCCCCACCATCAATGACATCATTTCCAAGACCGGCGGAGATATTGTCATTGCCGCCACGACCAGAAATCTGATCGTCATCACTAGTACCCAACAAAAAGTCATTGTTAGGAGTACCAACAATAATGGACATAATATATACCTTTATAGTTTTGTGGATCAAATCTCTTTGATACTTGTAATACTCACATATTACATTGATATTAATTATAAATTTATCATGAAATATACTTAAACATGATTAACTCTATTTTATATATCTGGCGAAAGAAAAATAGTATTATTCCTTCTTGATATGAAACTGTTTAAGTTTCTTTAAGATTATCGAAAATCTAGGATCTTTATGAGATCAACATTGAAAAGCATTGAATAAGAAGGCAAAATTCAAAATCCAGCAATTTTTGAGTCGGGGATTCACACCCGCGACTCATCGGATTTTAGGAAGTGTTGGTAGTAGTAGCGACTTAAAAAATCACCCTGTACAAACATTGCCGAAAGAATTCAGCAAAAATTAGAGTTACATAAATAATACAAGACCTAAGATAGAAAAAACACTTAAATTAGTAAGTGTTTAAAATCAAGTTAATATCTGGCACAAATCTAGAATACTTACAATTTTATTGAGTGTAGCCCAAGAGTGAAGCACCCCACATCCAATTAAAGCGCTACCAAAGACTAGCCATGCAGCGTTAATGCGAAAGTGAATAGCTAAAATGGCATAGACAATAGCGATCGCCAATCCGAGAAAATCTACAAACGGGGCTTGTGGTAATGTTTCTCTAGCTTGTAGTATCTATTTAAATGAGATAATTTCTTAATAATTGTTATATATATAGGAATCTGGTTTGATTACTGAAATTATTTGCGTAGGCTAAGAGTAGGAAAAAATACTTTTTGAGTGTACGGAGTTTTTTCAAAAATCAAATATGAGTCCTATAAAACAAATTAGCTCAATCTGCGTATGAAGCAAGTATCAAGTTATAATATAGGTTTAGCAATTAATCTCTGTGCTAAAACAATTGCTCGACGTTTAATTTTTACTGTTATGTGCCTTACTTTAGCAGGCGCTCTAAGTGCCTATTTCTGGCTCTCAGAGTTTCCCTTTCCAGCTACAAAATGGTTTTACGAACTATTTAGTTTAGATGGAGAGTTAAATATTCCTGCCTGGTATTCTGCATTCTCTTTATTGTTTTGTTCGGGATTACTTAAAGTAATTAGTCTTATTAAGACGGAAGACCGCCATTTTTCTTACTGGAAGACCCTATACCTTATATTTGTATATTTGAGTT encodes the following:
- a CDS encoding beta strand repeat-containing protein, which produces MSIIVGTPNNDFLLGTSDDDQISGRGGNDNISAGLGNDVIDGGDGNDTLAGDGGNDTFKGSQGNDSIDGGVGTDTADYSKLSQTITLSGVGIIDKGKLGTDTVFKVETVIADATVTNNTIDTSQSLSGVLTVADLEAETISALNVPDLGTLTFNVINFDNVIGTINNDSIKGDGQNNQLSGLDGDDLIDGRGGNDLIDGGAGSDALFGGAGDDTFKGGQGNDSIDGGDGTDTADYSKLGKTITLLGVGTVIKADGLGQDQLLKVETVIADAKVSNNTIDASQSLSGVAAIADLQAQTISAINVPVLGTLTFNVVNFDNVIGTNEDDTVKGDGQNNQLTGLDGDDLIDGRDGNDLIDGGAGSDALFGGAGNDTFKGGQGNDNIDGGVGTDTADYSKLGKTIVLSEVGTVTKAGGLGQDQLLKVEKVIADASVANNTIDASESLAGVSITINLQSQTLTANNVPVLGTLPFTVVNFDNVIGTNEDDTIIGDNQSNKLIGNGGDDTFRGSRGNDSIDGGDGFDVADYSSLGRKITLSGVGSITKAGGFGTDTVFKVEKVIADSSVANNTIDASQSLLGVVAVADLEAQTISALNVPDLGMLTFNVVNFANVIGTINNDSINGDGRDNQLTGLAGDDLIDGRGGNDLIDGGQGNDNLFGGAGDDTFKGSRGNDSIDGGDGFDIADYGKLGKSITLSGVGKITKSGGFGTDTVFKVETVIADASVANNTIDSSQSVAGVSVIANLQEQTISAFNVPVLETITFNVLNFDNLIGTNASDNITGDSQDNRLEGRDGDDTISGGFGNDSIIGGLGKDTLIGGLGADKFIFNSFSEGIDTIKDYNFGQSDIIQVSKVGFGTTNSGDFFYDTSSGNLSFLGNQFAFLENLSSNVSIQLV
- a CDS encoding MFS transporter; the encoded protein is MESKNNSRAIFVLFLTVFIDLLGFGIILPILPLYAEQFGAKPNEATLLVAVYSLMQFLFAPLWGSFSDRYGRRPILLLTLFGSVIAYAGLGFANSLWILFIARSLAGIMAGNISTAQAYIADITTPINRARGMGMIGAAFGLGFILGPAIGGLLIGSDPDNANFHLPSLFAAGLSLLALLCALVLLPESLNSETKAKIQVHRHRQRRLNLLQLSQRPQFCVLVGIYFLVTFAVAAMDSTLALWSKQQLNWGPQQTSYLFAFMGIVSTIIQGGLIGFLKKELGEIKLLTLGILGLGLGLLLIGFSQSLILLLVATTLVAFGISVSQPILNSLISQMTAPEEQGQILGIASSCSALARIGGPTWAGASFMKFGSSAPFLSGFLVMLIALTLSLRVTKTASEAKTERVA
- a CDS encoding bluetail domain-containing putative surface protein — protein: MTSTTTYTYDIDGKVISERTDNNGDRIIDSVITYRYDQTSINYDNNGDGIPDYVSTYTYDAKGNKTSETHYNYSNGKIDYVYSYSYDAKGNLTSESRDVKDDDAGLPSYVYSYSYDAKGNLTFESRDDNGDGKVDYVSTYTYDAKGNKTSVSSDSNGDGKVDSVYSYTYDAKGNLTSDSPDSNGDGKVDYVYSYTYDAKGNLTSVSYDEKADGKVDSVKTSTYDAKGNLTSDSRDYNGDGIPDYVYSYTYDAKGNRTSETRYNNSDGRLDYVSTFTYDVKGNRTSDSRDENGDGILDYVETYTYDDNGNRTSISYDDKADGKVDRVETSTYDAKGNQTSRSRDDNGDGKVDYVETYTYDANGKFASLRADSQGDGKVDYVEISTYDAKDNLTHFSRDYQADGILDYVYTSTFDAKGNRTSLRIDYNGDGKLDEVQTSTSERASASYDFNNDGVIDAVGIYSYDFNGKLTSQKIDNNDDGIFDEVTAYSYDANGKQTAQVADKNNDGIPDEITTFNYDRNGKLISADIDNNSDGITDAVATYLYDTNGQLTSKTTKDGNVPNITLNGGNGADELSGKAGNDQISGNNGNDKLLGLAGNDKLVGGNGNDILNGGAGRDILTGGSGADKFVFNSLSDSLLSSFDKITDLNISQDKIDGLYAVSAANLVQLGTVASLNLFDVQQILTATAFVAKGAATFTLGTGNKGQTFLALNDNTNGFSALTDAVIEISGYKGSLNNLAVV